In Syngnathus scovelli strain Florida chromosome 16, RoL_Ssco_1.2, whole genome shotgun sequence, the genomic stretch GGGTTGATATGGATCATGTGTCCGCTTTGTCATACAAAAATACTTCATTTTACGAAAGCTCGACTgagcacacgcacgcatgtgATGGCGAGGCATGCGGGTAACCGGTCTCGGGCCCGGCCGGCCATTGTTTGCGTGAAATGGAAATTTCACACGAAAACAGTCGATTCGTTCAGATGGCGCAACCGCTGACATTCAAGCGGGAAGAAGCGGGCCGTTTGCGACTTACTTCAAGATCTGATCCTCCTGCTTAGCCTGCTCTTCAGCCAGCTCCATTTGTGTCACATCCTGGTAAAGGACACAAGGTCACGTTAATTTGGCATTCTAAGAAAGTCAAATATGATTTGTGGTCACATGATGTTTTGTTTGGAGGAAGTGTTTTCATACAAACATTTACATGTGCATGTTTGGCTTTTCTGTGGCtgtctcccacattccaaaatgtATTAGTAACATTTAAGACATTAAATTCTCCATTGCTATAGAAAACATACAGATGGATATTGGCTGTACTTTTgactttcattttcttttgtgtagGTGACAGAGGACTCCCTGTACATGGTTCAACTGATCCTTCATTTTTATCTGCGTGACCCAGTTCATATGTTTGAGTAAGCAAAGAGGACGTGTTGGAATTGTATCTTTTCAGATCAGAATGTAGTCACAAACAAGTGTAAGCAGACAAGGCCGACAGTGTCAACCGCATGACATTCAAACGTGCAGACTGAGGATTTGTGCGCACACGCCTAGCCAAACACATCCACGGCAAGACCATCATATAGGGGAAATATATTTGCTACGCCTTTCACCTGATGCAACTTTGGTTTTGTCACAAACTTGCAGGTGCCCATGTTTTAGGGACGTGCAGGTGATTGGTAGTGTTTTTTGCTTAATGCGAAGATAGTGATCACGGGAATGGGTCACTTGAAAACAGAAGAAAGAgtttacaaaaatagttttgtgtTTTATTCTGTGGGCAAGTTGGCTTGCTAGCTGATGCTAAAGCTAGTTAGTTACTATTGTGaagtaaacaaaacgttgctagCAGGTGGACCACATTTTATGactgtctaattgttaagcagTGTATATTTATTTGACTTTATCTTATCTTACTTCATCTCAAGCATCCCTTACCGTCCACACGATGACGTTGGAGTCGGCCGACCCGGTCACCATCTTGTCGTCTTTCCTGTTGGCATGGAGCCCCCACACTTTGTCCAGGTGGCCGTCAAGCGTCTTCACGCACTCATTGGTCTTGATGGTCCAAAGCTTCACCAAACCATCAGAGCCGCTGTGGACAAAGCGCCGGTGGGAATTTTATTGTTAGACACTGGCACAGTTTTTGTTGTTACCAACTGGTTACCTTTGCGTATTGTGTTAGCTAGCAAAGGCGTCAGCCATTTACCTGCTGAGTAGCTGAGTGCCTCGGCTCACAAAGATGACCTTCAACACGGATGCATCGTGGCCCTCAAAGGTCTAACCAAAGCAACAAGATGTGTTTTTACTTTCCGAGTCAAACTGAACACTGCGCTCAGAGGAATTTTTGCGAGTCACCCAAGTGGCCCACCTTGAGACAGCCAAAGTCTTGCAGGCTCCACAGTTTGGCGGTGCCGTCTGCGGAGGAGGTGGCCAGCACCTGGTCGACGGGCGAGAAGCACACAGACCAGACGCCGCGCTTGTGGCCCCGAAATACTCCCAGTAGCTGCACGCTGGCCTCCCGCGCCAGCGACCACAGCTTGGCCGTGCGGTCCTGCGAGCCGGAAGCCAGTAGCTTGTCGTTGGGAGAAACAGCCACGCTGTTGATATCCTGCCGTGAGACACAATTAAGCATCGGGATCATCTTTACTGTGCTTCCACGGTCGTCTCGGGTTCAGTGACAAGCCTAATCTTGAAATAACCAAATGCAGCAGTGAATAAAAGAAtcaatttacattttaaaattcgTACATTTGATTCATGGAGTTGAAACAATACTTCAGATCGTCATCATTATTTAACAATGGAACACACAAGCCGGTCTTTCATTATTTCTTacatcactttttttctttgcgcACGCCTTGATTAGTGATGTGTTACATCATCAATGTGACCAACGCGGAAAACATGAGTTGAAGAAATGTACTGTCGTTAGCTGGTTTGATGACTGCACTTGATCTAAGATTGCTAGCTTAGTATAAATAACCCCCCCCAGACGACTACTCCAGAATTGTATCAATCTATTTCTTCTAAAGATCATGTTTTACACACCTCTGTATAAATGCCAGCCCatgttatattatttaaaaactTTTTCCATTATTGTATGCTATAACTTGATAAGCCAATTGGAAATTGGAAGTAAATTTAGACAAAGATAATGTACACACAGCCCCTTTTAATTGGGGATGCGGTGTTGTTCAAAACGAAGCTGACGTGTTCAAATTCAAACGCTATATTCGACCTGAAATTCAAAGGCACAACTTCAGatctctgcgattggctggcaaccagttcagggtgtcccccgcctactgcccgatgatggctgggataggctccggcacgcccgcgacccccgtggggacatagcggtacagaaaatggatggatggaacttcAGATATGTGAGGTTGACATGAATGTCAATTACGGTAGCCTGAATAGTTTGCATGCCTGAAAAATGCTGCTTGCAACATCAAGCCTATGTGTAGGCACGAATGCAATCGCACATATGCTTAACAATTCAATAGTTGTGAACATAAACCAAAGTCTGTTTGCTGTGGGGTCTTTTCTTGTTGCTTTCGTCTATCGTTGTGGGCCTACCTTATCGTGTGCCCTCTCTGTGGAACGTGCGGCTAGCTGATGCAAGTCTGTGCTTGTGGCTGATAAATCTTCAGGCAGATCCCACACCTTGACTGTACAGTCCTGACTGCCCGACACCAAGAAGGATGTCTTCAACCTGCATGCACACATCAAGGTGccttacttttgtttttttctttatactGACCACGTTTGAAACTCAAATTTAGTTTGTTTCACCCATCCTGCATCGCAATCGGGGCCACAATGCGTGACGGGGCTGAGTTTTACCTAGAACAGGATATGGAACCCACGGCGTTGGCGTGGCTGCTGCCGTAGGCCGCGCAGCGCACGTGGCCACTGTCGGCGTCCATGTGCCACACGCGCACGGATCTGTCCTGTGGAATGAGATGCGCACCATGACGCACACTTGTTAGCAGTGTGGATGCAACTTGCTGGAAAGGTCTTACTGTGTAGGCTTGCGCTCACCTTTGCACAGCTTGCAAACACAAAGCCTTTTTTAAACACGTCCAATGACAACACGGTATCTGTGAGGGAGTAAATGCAGAACATTCCTTCAACCTGCTTTAAGTTCAATTGTCGCAACATtatcttcacccccccccccccccctttccaggTACAACAGTTGTGGCTCTTGAGAGGCACCTCTGCTAATTATGCTTTGTTACATATTCACACCCACAGGGATTTTCCCTTGTTGAATAATGTTTCTACTGTTATGCAACACAATATTTACTATGATATAACAGCAACAGGAAATGGACCATATTTGCAGTTTGTGCCTTGAGacattcttgtttttattttatttttggaaatGTTTTCAGTTTTTAGTTTGTTTCTGTCAACTATAATAATCTTGGGGCAAGGCTTTCTTAGTAGCGAGGACAAAGAGCATCCTCGTACATTGACACAAGCAAGGTTATTGAATAAATCTAAGTGCATCTTGTATTTATTCTGACTACCGAAAATGTACTCTTGGGGTAAAGTAGCTGGCAGGTGCCGCATTGCTGCCATCTGCTGGTGACTCACCCGAGTGGCCGTAGAGGATCTGGCAGCTGTTGGTGAGCAGCTCAAACACTTTGAGCTGGCAGCTGTTGGTGGCCACCGCGATGTGGCTGTCGTTTTTGCCCAGGAATTTCACGTCCAGCACCTCGTCGCTGTAACCCACGAACTGCAGAAAAGAACTCACGTCAGAGAGGTGCAGGTCTGCCTACTTGGTTCAGTATCCATCGCACTTGTGTTATCAAATACGGTGACACAAAAGTAGCTTCAGGTGGCTCACTTGTTGCTGCGTGCTGAGAGCAGGCAGCTGGTAGAGGACAATGTTGTGCTCCGCGGTGACGGCGGCCAGCCTGTCAGAGACAGGCAGGTGAAGCAAGTACGTTAGCGCACGAGGGTCGTCATCCGTCTCCTCCGCATCCTCTGAGGGAAGGCAGTGTGTGGACGGGCGGGCCTGGCTGTAGACGCAACGGGCTGTGCTGGCCTCCCACACCCTCAAGAGCCCTGTGCGGGCAGAGCGGAAAGAGTTTTCAAGTCAAATAGGAATGAACTCTAAGGACGTTTCAGAGTGGGTCAAAGGTGAACCTTTGCTGCCAGCTGTGACGAAATGCAAGTCTCTGCTCTGGATTCCTATTTCCGAGAGGTCTTTTGTAACAGGCAGGATCACAACGCCCTCCACAGCCTgcacaaaaagaaaatgcacTGCAGCATCAGATGTCAGTTTTCATAACTAGCAGACAAAATGCCAATttcagtttgattttttttttttttttttttacctcatagACTGGTACAGTTCTTTTCGCCGTCCGGCTCTTTAAATCCCACACTGTGCAGATCTTATCTCTTCCTGAACTACACACAATCACATGTGGACAACACAAAAATGTGAGTTTCCCCCGGAGTGGGAGATAGTAGTGatgtgtaaattaaaaaaatgaaagtttTGGGATTGTTGCATGCTTTCTTGATAAAATACACCTGCCACCTGTGTGTCTGACTTCATAAGACCAAGTCGGGTTGTTATGATGCATCTAGTGTGTTGGTGAAGTGTTGGTGAAGTGCCCAGTGCATGTCACTTCTCACTGTCAACCCTCACCGCTGGCTAGCAGTATGTGAACGGGAGAGCCGAGTGCATAAGTCTCTCCCTGCCAGTACATAGCCTCTCTAACAGCAAGCCCTATATAGTGCCTCCACGCGGCGACACATGGTAACTGGGTACAACACGGACCCAGGCTAAACTACAAGGGACTCGGAGGAGGTTTGGCTCCTAGACGTGCGGCACgcaggcccaccggtgtgtggacacgccctggtgcccacgaaccagcccccaactatgggttaaatagtaccactgcccagtgggttcctcgggagaggaatgggctaagggagtcaacccctacagaaaatcaacTTCCCtttgggttggtgtcaggaagggcatccggcTGTAAAAAGTTTTGCTCCAAAAATTTTCTCAGTATAGGACtctcaaccacgagatggccatggaccgcccccggtggaagaaagccatattgagaatccagtccaacccagcggcagCCTGGAAAGCGGACTGGCAGCCTGGAAagcggactttaaaccgatgatgatgatgccaaAAAACTTGAACAAATCTTATTCAGTACACAGTTTTAATCCCATTTCCTTTACAGTTTGTTGTCTGCCTTGAAGTTGCTTCGAATAAACAATTTCATTGGTTGAGTCATAGCGTGCACGTGACGACACTGGCAGGTGCACATTTCGATTCactcaacatttgtacctgatcATGGTGTCGCCGTCGGGGCTGAAACTGAGGGAAGTGACGGCGCTGTAATGGCTCTTGAGCACGCACACGCATTGGCTGGTCTGCAGGTCCCAGAGCCGGATGCCGCAGTCCAGAGAGGACGAGAAGAGCTGCAGACGGCCGATGTCTGGGTGGAACTCCACCAGGCTGCGCGCATAAGATTGATGTCATAGTTGCTGTTACTGAGTTCCAGTGTGAATGACAATGAAGGCACTGACATGCatatgtgaaaataaaaaaaaaagttaaatctcACACTTACTGTACAACACCAGAGGAGCCTTTAAGGTTGTGGGTGCAGTATTGCTTGACTACATCCCAGAGCTTGATAGTGCCATCACAGCCCCCTAAAAGCATAATTAGCATACGCTGCGTAAACTGTGCAATTTGTTTGCAATGGGGGAGAATGTGTGAATCAGAAAAATAACAGGTGTTTATTATTGATGCTGACCTGAGGCCATGAGCGTGGAGGTGCAGTCAAA encodes the following:
- the tbl3 gene encoding transducin beta-like protein 3, translated to MANINVQFKTNYAVSSKIEPFYKGGKVQISKDEKHIFCTCGSRVNVLEIDTGKTVHSIEHDDQEDITSFALSCDDEMLVTASRALLLKQWDWKKAQCTRTWKAIHTVPVASMTFDCTSTLMASGGCDGTIKLWDVVKQYCTHNLKGSSGVVHLVEFHPDIGRLQLFSSSLDCGIRLWDLQTSQCVCVLKSHYSAVTSLSFSPDGDTMISSGRDKICTVWDLKSRTAKRTVPVYEAVEGVVILPVTKDLSEIGIQSRDLHFVTAGSKGLLRVWEASTARCVYSQARPSTHCLPSEDAEETDDDPRALTYLLHLPVSDRLAAVTAEHNIVLYQLPALSTQQQFVGYSDEVLDVKFLGKNDSHIAVATNSCQLKVFELLTNSCQILYGHSDTVLSLDVFKKGFVFASCAKDRSVRVWHMDADSGHVRCAAYGSSHANAVGSISCSRLKTSFLVSGSQDCTVKVWDLPEDLSATSTDLHQLAARSTERAHDKDINSVAVSPNDKLLASGSQDRTAKLWSLAREASVQLLGVFRGHKRGVWSVCFSPVDQVLATSSADGTAKLWSLQDFGCLKTFEGHDASVLKVIFVSRGTQLLSSGSDGLVKLWTIKTNECVKTLDGHLDKVWGLHANRKDDKMVTGSADSNVIVWTDVTQMELAEEQAKQEDQILKQQELSNLLHEKKYLKALGLAISLDQPHTVLSVIKAISQTQDSHELLEKTVLKLRVDQKESLLRYCGVWNTNARNCLDAQAVLQVLLTHLPPEELLQYQGARTIVEGLIPYTERHMQRIDRLLQASMFLNYMWQKMRVTGAASSMGQDEEMDTTPLGSRPVFMIDKDGVKPSGKDKREEDDSGNDEDSNCPAEEDEEDDEEVSAAKKATTNGNPRPASQESSEEEEEEQKQTKSAAKCLATSSFPQGSALTS